Proteins from a genomic interval of Actinoalloteichus hymeniacidonis:
- a CDS encoding protein NO VEIN domain-containing protein gives MRIRDESGQELVATFFVEPGDPPYGLDLIFESAGGRTASGVPRNRDYSPALLLLLTRLALLGASLDDALLDSRNTERLPVAERRLLLAGRPFPVRLGVERDLTVLRDVLTAAQGTVASNANPSKGSNRRRRIRLRLGVPGYSTDEADRLQSRLAAPPPRVDIVLPPTSVELAPEVHHSPKSRSSGTGTPRQQDAAARLALEMYSMALATQYFEERGWQVADVSRTFSWDLALTAEGRPETHVEVKGTGTDGTRVELTHAEVEHAQSFEHMVLFIVREIRLDRSGEQPVAHGGTIRVFQDWSPAPARLTPSRYAYEVPE, from the coding sequence GTGCGAATCCGCGATGAGAGCGGCCAAGAACTGGTGGCGACCTTCTTCGTCGAACCAGGTGATCCCCCCTACGGCCTCGATCTCATCTTCGAGAGTGCGGGTGGTAGGACGGCCTCCGGAGTCCCGCGCAACCGCGACTACTCCCCCGCGCTGCTGCTCCTGCTCACGCGGTTGGCGCTACTCGGAGCGTCTTTGGACGACGCCCTGCTCGACAGCAGGAACACCGAGCGGTTGCCCGTAGCGGAACGCAGGCTGCTGCTCGCGGGCCGACCGTTCCCGGTGCGGCTCGGTGTCGAACGCGATCTGACCGTGTTGCGTGACGTGCTCACCGCCGCGCAGGGCACCGTTGCCTCCAACGCGAACCCCTCAAAGGGCAGCAATCGACGGCGAAGAATACGACTACGGCTGGGTGTCCCCGGCTATTCGACCGATGAGGCCGATCGATTGCAGTCTCGGCTGGCGGCCCCACCGCCTCGGGTGGACATCGTGTTGCCGCCGACATCCGTCGAACTCGCGCCGGAGGTTCACCACAGCCCGAAGTCGCGCTCCTCGGGGACGGGTACTCCTCGGCAACAGGATGCGGCAGCTCGGCTGGCGTTGGAGATGTACTCGATGGCCCTGGCAACGCAGTACTTCGAAGAACGGGGTTGGCAGGTGGCGGACGTGTCCCGAACCTTCTCATGGGACCTCGCGCTCACCGCAGAGGGCCGCCCCGAAACGCACGTCGAGGTGAAAGGCACCGGCACCGACGGGACCAGGGTCGAGCTGACCCACGCCGAGGTCGAGCACGCCCAATCGTTCGAGCACATGGTGCTGTTCATCGTGCGGGAGATCCGACTGGATCGAAGCGGAGAACAACCCGTCGCGCACGGCGGCACGATCCGGGTGTTCCAGGATTGGTCGCCTGCGCCTGCTCGGCTCACCCCCAGCAGGTATGCCTACGAGGTGCCGGAATGA
- a CDS encoding EndoU domain-containing protein, with the protein MFETTDESIRFDFDDSRRLRIAMVDGLLPIAAWLHTDVQANLAGLESFGTLLTTAKAGGHTINGNGCAVRFEHGEVVLESLYDRWEPLRFSEDLLVAILTGLRAFLRDSAADPRLARAANFPEPTRMVTTHGRDDGSTVLIDHTYFPQAWSPMQVQVAADAAWASDDFLFDEVTGVWSGTHEGLEFAGYYDPKTGVPQMYFPVVAP; encoded by the coding sequence ATGTTCGAGACCACCGACGAGTCCATTCGTTTCGACTTCGATGACTCCCGCAGGTTGCGTATCGCCATGGTGGATGGGCTGCTGCCCATCGCGGCCTGGCTCCACACCGATGTCCAAGCCAACCTGGCCGGTCTCGAATCCTTCGGCACGCTGCTGACCACGGCCAAAGCAGGCGGCCACACCATCAACGGAAACGGGTGCGCCGTCCGTTTCGAACACGGAGAAGTCGTGTTGGAGAGCCTCTACGACCGGTGGGAACCGCTCCGGTTCTCCGAGGACCTGCTGGTCGCGATCCTCACGGGTTTGCGAGCTTTCCTTCGGGACTCCGCCGCCGATCCCCGACTTGCCAGGGCGGCGAACTTCCCGGAACCCACCCGGATGGTCACCACCCACGGTCGGGACGACGGATCAACGGTCCTGATCGACCACACCTACTTTCCCCAGGCCTGGTCGCCCATGCAGGTTCAGGTTGCAGCAGACGCGGCTTGGGCCTCGGACGATTTCCTCTTCGATGAGGTGACCGGAGTATGGAGTGGCACGCACGAGGGCCTGGAGTTCGCGGGCTACTACGACCCGAAGACCGGCGTGCCGCAGATGTACTTCCCCGTGGTAGCACCCTGA